The genomic segment ACTGAATTTTGTCGAGGATCCATAAGTAAAACCGTAGCTCTTCACCCCTTAATAGCGGAGCCACATGCAATAAAGGAATTCAATCACCGTCTAGGGTAAAAATAAATGTGTTACTCTTAACATAAAGGAAGATACTTGTTCAGATCCCAAATACTCCccctgtttcaatttatatgaaacccatttgactgggcacgacatttaagaaatagggaagacttttgaaatttatggttcaaaataagccttgaaaatttgtgtggctgtaaatcattcataaagtgaatttgtttccaaattaggaaagaggtcattcattttgacacggactaaaaagaaaatagattcaaacaaattgaaacagagggagtataacatttttggattttcatgaaattccttATCAAAATTTCTGGCTCCTCCATTGAACAACGAtcgaagaaaatgaagaattaaGATAGAGGTATAAAATCTTGAATCCCCTAGATATAAGAAAAATACACGTTTAAATCACAAGTATGACATTTCTAAAATTCCCTTATTAAAAACTATAACTCCGCCATTGAAgtgaaagaagattgaagaaaaatgagaaaataagttaGGAGTATAAAACTTTAAATCCCCGAAAATATATGTTCAAATTTTATGTGTGATATTTTCAGAATTTCTTGAATTCCATATCAGAATTTGACTAAATCTCTTGTTCCGCCACTGCAAGCAAATACgattgaaagaagaagaagaagaggaggaattAAGATAGGAAAAACTTTACCAGTAGTATTATTAGAAGGTAAACGAGTGCAAACAAGAGAAGAACCACTAATTGGATCATCTTTTTGCCTTTTGGGGTTATTATCTTCTTCTTGTTGCAAAGAAGCAAGTTGTTGTTGCCTTTCTCTCCTTTTAGCAGCTGGAACCCAAGTACTTTTCACATGTGTTGTACACTGAAAACCTCTGCTCTTACAACAAGTCCTACATCTCATATGTTGACAATCTTTCTTTGCTTGGTTCCCACAATCTTGGCAACTAATCGTACTACTACTACGACTACTTCTCATCATCATAAAATTAGCAGCAGATCTTGAATTAGGCCCATGATGATGATCACTAGGCCCAATATCTAATCCAAATGGATTAATAATCGGGTTTGGGATTTGGTAATTTTGCTCGCCGTGATcaggtggttgttgttgttgccatAGTTCGAAGCCTTTGTATGCGGGTAATTCTTGATCATGATTTTTGTACAAGAACCAATTAGTGGTTTCTTGATGGTGATGCTCTTGGTCGCTTGTTTCTTCTCTTCCTCCTAGTGAAAAGAACCCAGCCATTTTTCTATATTCAATTGTGACTGACAATCCATACCACTACTTTTGACACGACTCCATAAAATCAAGATAGAGCTTTCAATTTATCAAAAACTTGATAAATTTTGTTGTACTGAGTTGAATTATTACTAAGCCGCAAGCTTCAATCCTGATGTCTACTTTAGCCTTGCGACCATACTCTCCTGAAATCAAAAAAACTTTGATTAGTCACAAAGTTCCtcgattttcttgatttgtagagttttacaaaaataaattaaaaagggtGGTCTTTTTCTCACTCACTCCTCTCAATTTTCCTCTCTTAGTAGAAAAAATAACACACCCTTGAATATGGACTATCGAAGTGTGTAAGGCGAGAATAATTGTATTGTAGAGGAGAGGGAAGAAGAGACAAGGAACatatatgatttatgaatttaTGAGAGAGACAAATtgcattttttaaaagaaaagaaattctaGGATAGACAAAATGAGGAAGGACTTTTGATGATGGAAATTAACGGAAGGAGAAGTAAAGGGAAGCTTTTCTTATTTTGCTTCTACTTGTTGATATTTAAGAGGCAGAAGAATTACACAACTGCGATGCCGCCGCCAATGGCCTAAAAAAACAGCAGCAGACTTAACTTTGTCTTTGTTTCTGCAGCCACACCAATTTAAGacttgtttttgtttgtttaaaatTGGTCAGTGGTTGGCTATATACTGACGTGTTTTTACGATTACCCTATATTAATTTCAAAATGTATATATACCACTTCACTTATAAGAAATTTATATTAAAAGTATTCCCTGAGTCCCAATTTAAATGTCTTAATTTGAATAGACAgtgagtttaaaaaataaaaaaaggactttcaaattttgtgattataaacttgtcatgtatgatttttgaattattaacttattaaatatagaaagagaaaatatttttgagacagatcaagaaaaaagtaagacacttaaattgagacggaaggaatataaatttaaaatgattactctttcttttttcattttaggTGAAGTTATTGACCGGACATGAAGTTTAGGTAGACGTTTGGACATGAAGTAACTTATTACCCTTAGTGATAAGTATTTATAGCCATAaaaggttatgatgtgttatgtttaAGACCACTATTTTAATATGTCTTCCTTCCTTTCTTACACTTTATACTTAATAAAATGAAATCAGGGGCCAATAAGttactttaaatttttaataattaatcaatgTTTACTGTATATTGCTATATATGTAGTTACTTTTGAGtaatattgattgattgattgattattaGCCTATAAAATTAAACATTTCATAGTCAAATGCAACTTTGTATGACAtactaatctatatatatatatatatatatatatatatatatatatatatatatatatataatttatgacAAAGCGCCAATTTGGCGGCTAATATAAATGCAGGGAttgcatttatttattttttaaaataatttttttaccctattttcaaaaagaaaaaaaccaaaGAAATTCTTTCTGAATTCGCataattaaggacaagacaCCGATTAAAAAATCAACCGTTTCTAACCATTAGTTATTGTTTAGTCTCTCTATTCTCCCCTCATTCCTTCACTTCTTTTACAATTTAATGTTCTCTTCCTTCTAAGTTTGATCAATTTCTTCATTTACCCCTGCTAATTATATCTACGTTCAACCCTCATTGCAATCTTCATTTACCACGTTACACTTACTTGCGCTTTGGATTATTATGTCAGTTCATCTTTTATTCCCTCCATTGTTGTTACCAACATTACTGCAGAACTAGATAACAAGTACTTACCAAGTTCAttctgagaaaaaaaaaaaatcaaaacgaCGTGCTTATTTTTAACGCCCATGAAGTGTTCGCAAAAATGCCTTAACAGACAGACATCACCCCAACTTTAGGAAATGACTCCAAATCTAAGTTGGAAAAACTCTCTCTGTATGTATTGTTCCTTCTCacattttaaaatctatttttctCTTGCTCCACGccttttctattttcttattctttcatgCTAATATCTATGTTCTTTCCTCATTGCCATCTTCATTTCTATTGTCTAAAAACTTTATACATGTATTCTTTTTATTGCATCTTCTATCTCTCTAACTAAGCTGATCCGTTTTATGTTATACAAGCCTATCCCTCTTAGGTGGAACGTCGTTTTTGTAGCGGTAAAGTAAGTAGTTGATAGAGTATTAACTTTTATGCACTGACAATAAAATATTGAGTAACTTTTTAACACTGTCAAGTTAATATGACTTACGCCAAAAGTTAACTCATTGTAATAAGTACTCTAACTTGGTAACATAAACAAAAGTAAATAACTTACGGTAATTAACAAGTTAAAATGCATGTATAAGTATAACATTGTGTGTATAACTTTTAAAACCTAATTTATATGCGGTTGAAATTTCTACGTGCCTACAAAACTTATGCATAATTATAGTTGTCACATGTCACTGTGCTCTGTCTTACATTTCATTTTTTGTCGTAAAAGGTTCTGTCACTTTCCATTAGGTAGATTTTCAAAATTCATGGATACATTGTACCTATAATGGGGAAAGTGAAAGGTGTAGAGGTGAAGGCGATGGGTAGTAGTCCATTCATGGCCGGATATAATCCTCTCTTATTGATCTGTTTGATgttaaattttaaacttttatgTGACAGTTTTCTCTATCCACTAATTTTATAAACATCACTTCAGTATTTCTTCCACTATTACTGATacgattttatatatatatggaagtCCAATTAATATGTTAAACTCCATGTCTAGTTAATATGGGTATATATAATATGAGACGCGGGAGTAGTACTTATGCGATATCAGTACTCCCGATGCGTTCATTTGTTTCTTGtgattttacttttttctttgatCATAAAGATATTCCCTTAGTGTAAGTTTTGGATTCATTTATGCGTACGGAAAATGTATGAAAAGAATGAATGCCTCTGTTTTAATTTTGCATTACATAGTACAATAATATACTGAACTAGCAGACAAACTggcatatgaaatttgtaaggATTTAAAGTTATGCgattaagttatatacaccgATGGCACGAAGAGTTTTTATACTACCAATGTAATGTAAATTTTCAAATTGGGTTTGAAGCAAAATCTCGATGATTGAGTAACCTTTTCTTAATTGGTTGAGAAAAGAGGTATACTTAATGTTCAAGCacccttttgtttttttcagGAGAAGTCAATGTCGTTCATGATATACTGAGCGGGAAACTGAAAAACTAAAGCATCAGGTAGCATCTAAATCTATTTGGAAATTCCATCTTAGTTTTAGTTTAAGTTACTGATGCAAGTATGGAAAAGGGAATTTATTGTTTGTCCAATCTTTCATTATTCAAGTTCTCTGATGGCTATGATGGACACCCTCATATTTTGATAAGTGATTACTTCCGAGGTAAAAGAAATCAGGTGTCTAAATATTTCTACAACTTAGTATACAAGTGTGATTCTTTTGCAGGTCTGCAGCTGTACATTCAAGTAATAACCCTCCAACGCAACTACAAAATGTTACCAATTGAGACGCCGGCAAAATGGGAAACAGTCTtgcaataaaaaatgaaaaggaggaAGCCTTGCAACTGTTATTGAAagaaaaacacatcaaactcaATTAGTGCTAAATTGAGGAAGGAGTTGTGATAGAGCTTATACGCATCACATAATCTTAACAAATGTGTTTCGTTATTTATGAtctgtggatgcaaatcattcTTTATTTAATACTTCCAAAAGAATATGCAATTTTCATGATTGTAAACATTGAACTTATGAGCAAGGGGGAAATTGTTTATGTTGCTCTTAGACTCTAGCACTAAGATATCATCTGTGGCTATATATTATGCTTTTGTGTCTATTTCCTCTGCTCATGGTACCATAATAACTTagttaattctcaaaatcaaaatttcttttttatctttattCTAAGAGCTTTATCTCTTCTATCTCGACTCTATCACAAAATtgatatatttaataaatttaaagatgtattttatGATGCGAGAAATTTAACTagttaacatataaaaataatagaTAATTGGTCACAACTTGAATTATAATCCTACAAATTAGGATCGCATCATTTGCTTAGTTGGAATTTGCCTTAAATCTTATGTTAACAATGTTCGTAAATATCACCATGCAGCAAATCCTGCAATCCTTTTGCAATTATGACACTATTTTAAGTAGTCTAGACAATCGACAGGTTTCTCTGGCCattaattttcctttaataaattagttGTATGTAATAATGCATCGTGTTGTATGTAATAATGCATCGTTGTATTTCCCTATCTTCAATAACTCTTGTGACTTAAACAGTGTTTCAAGTCACTCACCCTGTTCACGGTAGCCCATTTCATGGATGTCCATCAACGTCCTTATTCGCACCcgatttttatattaaatcaaaCAATTTAATATCAGTACTTTATTGCATAAAAACGCCAGATTCCAATTATCTTAGGGTCGGTTTAGAAAGCCACCttgtaattggaattggtgtaattactaccctagtaattacgcAACccagtaattacacagtattgtaattacaacgacttgtttgtttgtcataatataattacagtgtaattacaagcgtgttgtttggttgcacaagtgtaattacgattaatttaatttaaaaagaaaacttaattataaaaaatttaaaattaatatttaaaaaacatgtgcctttataaatgatattaaattagctatttaataacacattgtttcttgaaaatatgttaattaataatcatatatttgtaactaatattgtaaagaatagttgatatataatttcaaattaataatatttttattttaattgattttaaaacttaaaagcatacttttttttttgtgagaacatcatgagattggatgtttgaaaaaaaaagaaaaagagaatgtttataaatataatgccacaacattattcaaatgtttaacAAAAATTCTATCaattgtaagtgaaaaataaaaacaagcaatgtgaaataacaagtcaatattactaaagcaaataaattaaaatcgaaaatataacctaaattcaaaacccaaaagaatttttttaacataatactcttatgtcaaattccaacattacataagtaagttccaacgtaacataagtaaatactcctataattcaaaagaaagggaaaatataagtctataaccacattcacaacgaaattctactttaacaACGTCATTCATTATATGCCAACTTTGTTAATGAcccattctttctaatattaagaaatgtagtttcaaaaattaaaataataatacggttatgctaaatgaataaaataaaataaataaaaaatatgagcaattacatggaaccacaagaagtaaaggttgggaatgagaagaaaggaaatgaaatataaataatataaaaacaaaaatatattttaaaaaaataaaaataataaaaaagtaaaaataaaaaattaattaatagaaataaaaaacaaattagaaaagcaaagaaattaaaataaaataaaaaagaaattaaataatataaattaaaaagaaaagaaattaaaataaaataaaaaagaaataaactaaaaagtaactctttaattacagggtgtaattacacccaattctcagcacacacccccccccccccccccgcgcgaGAATTGGaaagtgtaattacactctctcAATTACATCCAACTctcacctaactgtgtaattacctggtcaaacaaacaggtcaaactatgtaattacacccaattacatCCAAATCCAATTACCTaagtggctttccaaacaggcccttaatgATTTGCGACgttttccattttcttcattcattttccatttCTTTCTTGTACGTAGAGTTACTACTCCattttttccttgttttaattaaacaagGCTTTGATACTTTTTATACGATGCCTTAGGTCTTTGAATTGGATTTTGTAACATTTTACTGACAATAGAGACAGCTTCTTACTGAATactgaaaaaaatatttacacgtattaaatttttaaatatgacTATAGAGTCGGGAgtaaagttattaaattttatCGAACCTGTAAGCGTAAAGCTATAGTGCCGTCCGGTATAATGGTTATTGCTGGTTTCAAATTCAAGGTCTAAGATATTTGTTCTCATGtatttttatgacatttagcttcttattttttcctcctcttttcttgattcaagatgaatttcatttttcttttttcacatgTGAATATATGTGATGTTGTTTGTATTTTACACGAGAATCTTCATACTAAATCTTGATGTTTGGTTTCAGAAAAAGATTACGATTAGTCACTTAATGGGGTATGTAAAAGGAGCAAACATAAATTTGGCCATTTATATTCGACGATTATTTACAATCTTCGACAGCGAGCCCTTAAAAATATAACAATActatatattttctattatcAGGCCACCAAAGAAACTGTTGGAgaatttgataatattttatctttttcctttCGTCTTCTTAGTAGAACTGATgtcaaaattatttaatttcatcaacctaaatcaatatttttCCTATGCGTTTGACTTTCTAGAGATTTGGCCGTGGAAAAATGATCTTTTCTTGCAGTGTTAATTTGGGGAAATATGTACGCTTTTAAAGCACTTTATTTTCCACACAGTACTTTGTAAAACTAAATTTCCACCCTGTGTCTGCATTACAATTTCCAATTAATTCTAGTTTTATTATTCTTTGGCTTTCATATTTTTGCATTACTTAAGTATCCTCatttgtaatatcatcatagagtgtattataaattttatattgaTCATATAATACTTAGTTTTCTCTagctcttattttttttcatgcttGTTAATGAGTAGAGATTCGTTACCTCATTACTCATTAGGATTAGTAAGGTAATTAAGGCCTAGCCCCCCTTGCTTGCACTCTTCTCTTTGagattcacttttacttattttaaaaaaaaaaaaaaaaaaggtctctAGTCAGGCAGCCTATTACTTGGTTGCATGaacatacttaaaaaaaaaaaaaaaaaatagatgtaCAATCAGACCTTTTTataataatcattttttttatagtaGCATTTCAATATAACAATCAAgtattgttttcttgaaattaatttCTTTATGTTATGTTATAATATATTACTATCTGCTTATTATAATTACATTTTGACTCTATTTCTATTTCTcctctcctctttttttctcattttggtGGGGGGAGAGGGGGGGGCGCGGGGTGTTCAAGTTGGTCCTTTATGAAATATACTGCTACAACTGCTACTTTTTCTCTATCATAAATTTTGGAAACACTTGTAAGCCAAATAATTAAAGTAGCTAGTGATAATGCAATCATTTAAATAGTGGAGTTATTCACACTTCTTTTTTCTCCCCCTATTTTTTCGGGGATcactttcaaaatattcatcattGAGGGGACCATTTTCGTTGCCCCCTTAAAAGAGAAGGCATATTTATGTCTTTAATGGGATGTATcacctttaattaaaaaaacatatGTGAGATTCATCACtggatttcttttgttttatttctcGATCTGTTATTGTGTTTGAGGAAAAGTCAGGGTTGACGATTATTGTGGACAAATTTTAATTTACGTTCATTTACTACAAAAAATACATACTGAAATATTTAACAACGAACTTCATCGATAATCCATCACTAACTGCTCgtaactaaaaatattttttaaataagttGTTTGTAATCCGTCTCAAAATAGATTTAGCAATCAATTTTGTTGTTTAGTTATAAAATTTATCCATCACTAATTCCTGCCTTTTTCATAGTGATTTAAGAAATGGTTCTAATATTCATGAACCTAGTGTTCAAGAACCCCAAAAAATGTAATATTGAATATCAGAAAACATGTCTAAATAGAGCGAAGTAGATAGTAAGTTTTACAGCCTTTTATTAGTTTAAGATTTATGTATAATTATTTTCATCGTTTACTAGAAATATGTGAATTTTACACTGACGTAGTGTCAGATCTCGACATTCTTTATTTATTGAAACAAATCTTGTATTATAAGCATAACATAATagtgcaaaaaaataaatttaattatgatgaatttgttggctATTTATTTGGGAAAAGGACACTATGTGTCCAATGGCCCAAAGTAATGTCATATTTGGGCCTAATACCCCCAGGAGTCCATTTCCCAAAataatcaaaaaataatttctgtCATTCGGCCCAAAAATAATCTTACGAAATTTGTAAGTAGCCTTttctaatataaatatatacaacatatatacgtatgttggattatatatacactttatatacaagaattatacattttatatacatatctttggaattaatcatacatttattttacataaattatacgttaattaaatctttcttaGAACATGGAGTGTGAATCAAATCCAtgtttgaattgaaattgagatACTGATGAAAGTTCTTCCCACACATACTATgtaataatgatatgatattttttttacatatacatacatattatataccacaatgatacgatttctattatacattttttatacgtatggtaaactttctatacaagactgatacagttatatacacatgctgaaattatatatacaccttctatacaaaaaatgatacatattatatacaaaaatgattcatttttctattctatacagGGCAGCTCACTGTGctgatacacattatatacacaaatgatacatattatatacaaaaatgttacataccttagtgattcatattttatacggtTCTATACATTACGGATAGGAtcgatacatattttatacataaatggcacatattatatataaaaatagcctcaaacatttttgtgtttgggtttttatttgaaaattgtcttatttaaaTTTTGGCTAATGGATGGGATTAGTTAAGTGGGTATAATTTGGGTTTGGAAAAATTGGGTTAGAGAGTGGGATTATTTATGACTGACCGGCCATATATGTCCTTTTCCCTATTTATTTTGGGCGGGTCACCCATGTGGACTAACCCGTCCCATTTAAAGTAGATAAACATGTAGGGACTTACCTAGGGCAGTTATTTCTTAACTCCTGAAAAAAAAACTACCACTACATTATTTTAGGGAGCGAACGCGCAATTGAGGGccacactatttttttttttttttggaagttctccaaaaaaaaaaaagaaagaaagaaaaaccttCTTTCTCCAGCAGTCTTAAATTTCGCTTACAAAACACATATAAAAAACATCTAGTTTGTGGTAATTAAACTTTGTTTCTTAGTGAATCAAAATTTGACTTGGGATAACTTTTTGGTAGCTAGTTCAACAATTTCCGCTGCAATTGAAAGGTACACAATTCTTTGTTCTTGCCTCGTTATTATTTTCTTACAGAATCTTTTGCAATCTTATATAATACCACAACTTGCATCATGATTGCATGAAGCACATGATGGAATCTCATAGACATTAGTGCATCCTATattatgaaaatataataagaTGAAAATATTATCTTTTGGTTAATGACGAAAAAAAGAGACACATAAAATGACATGTTTTATAATGGACAAGATTATACTCTGAAACCTAGCTAGCTTTGTTATATCGCTTAGAGCCTAGAGGGTGTCTtctaataatataaataattggACTCTTATCCTTTTGTAGAAAACGATAATAATATTTGTGGGTGTAGAGAATCCATGCCGGGGTGACATATACTCAATTTTGGGACCATTATCTAAGTCATATTTATATTGCATAAAAATTTGCAAATTTCTTCCTTTGAAACAGTTTTAGACATGTGTGTCTAAACTTATGCTTGATAAAGTCTAACTTCATGACTGAAGTTTAGGCACATATATAAGTTCATGACTGAAGTTTAGGCACatatataaggcaaaattttggCCATTTTTGTCTGAACTTCATGCACATACAACTGAAGTTCCACCATGTTTGCTTGATGAACCTCAAGCAGAAATGCCTAAATTTCAGCCGTATGAAATTTCCTGATGTTAATCTTTGTGAAACTAGCCTAACTTCAAACACCAGATAACTAAAGCTATTTCAAagtaggtatatatatatatatacacacacaaacacacacacacattaaataatgatttccaaataaaatgCCACATGATATCTTCTTTTACTTATTTCCGAGCAAGTGTCTGATATTCGCATTGGGGCTGACTAAATCCAGATTCATGACAGAAAGTCTGACATTGGAAGGTATTGGAGTCTTTCCCTAACAAAGGCGACTCTGATCAGAACCTAAGGGGACTAAAACCCAAAATCTCTAATTAATGATGAGGGAGCTAGTACTTACCTGCGCTCCACCACAATCCTCATTGGTGTCATATACGATAATCCAAGTGATGTTGAGAATTAGATTTTGTCGTGTAATATTCCCCGACCTATGGATTCTTGAGACTCTTAGTTTAGGTATCAGTAGAAATTCTAATGCAAGTAATAGTGAGTAATATCGAGTATGAGAGGACTGTGCTAGTCCTAACAAGTGAATTGCATAATTATATATGTCACCTAGTACTGATTTGAGCTAGTTTCTATTGTATTTTTTAAGGTTACTCGAATAAGGATTTGGTTCCTTTTCATGTAGGAGAACATCAGTTCGACTGGACATCATGTTGTCCACGAATCTTTTTGGCCATAAATTATTGTGGATCCTAATATAACAATATTAGCAGTATTACTCCGTAGATAAGTATtactatttttatacatattatatagGGAAAATAATCCTCTATGACTATATTTAGAGAAAATAATTACCAAAATAGCCGGTTTGTTAAATTACCCTAAATGGCCCAATTTGTACCCTCACTTCAAAAATCTATTGTATATTTGTACCCTCACTACAATTGAAAAAATGTTATATATTGTTGTGTAcaattgaattttcttggatATAAGCACctcttatatattattatacgctttatacattattatacacttttatacaaggttaaTACATTGTCTACTCCAAAtatataaagttgtatattgttgtataatgttgtatattgtgaaaaAGTGCCTATGCGgggtgtaatttaaaaatatgactacGCAAATGTAATTTTGTATGCTAGATTGTACATAATTGAAATTTCCCCTATTATATATCTTCTAAGATTTTCACAAGCCGCATAAAAGATACAACTAATAGTCATAATTATCACAAAAGTATTTATCTAGATTACGCTTTATCTCTTCTTAAAATATAGGTAAACAATGTTTTTTGTtggtatatataacatatcacatAGATcgatttttttgttgttgttaaaatgaaggatatattatgaaatgaagatttaattttTGGACTGCAATGCTCTATAAGATGCACGATACGCCATATATCCTGTTGATCATTCAGATAGGG from the Lycium ferocissimum isolate CSIRO_LF1 chromosome 11, AGI_CSIRO_Lferr_CH_V1, whole genome shotgun sequence genome contains:
- the LOC132037647 gene encoding protein EXPRESSION OF TERPENOIDS 1-like isoform X1; this translates as MAGFFSLGGREETSDQEHHHQETTNWFLYKNHDQELPAYKGFELWQQQQPPDHGEQNYQIPNPIINPFGLDIGPSDHHHGPNSRSAANFMMMRSSRSSSTISCQDCGNQAKKDCQHMRCRTCCKSRGFQCTTHVKSTWVPAAKRRERQQQLASLQQEEDNNPKRQKDDPISGSSLVCTRLPSNNTTGLEVGNFPSKVNSTAVFQRVRMSSIEETEDQIAYQAAVNIGGHIFKGLLYDQGDQYNYINNAGDSSSGGDPVPHQHNLIGVAGTATSAGNNVAVSGGDVTMAEESHFLEPSLYSAPLINTFMADSRNPRATKKQISSSCPVIFLLVHSEFLKDV
- the LOC132037647 gene encoding protein EXPRESSION OF TERPENOIDS 1-like isoform X2 produces the protein MAGFFSLGGREETSDQEHHHQETTNWFLYKNHDQELPAYKGFELWQQQQPPDHGEQNYQIPNPIINPFGLDIGPSDHHHGPNSRSAANFMMMRSSRSSSTISCQDCGNQAKKDCQHMRCRTCCKSRGFQCTTHVKSTWVPAAKRRERQQQLASLQQEEDNNPKRQKDDPISGSSLVCTRLPSNNTTGLEVGNFPSKVNSTAVFQRVRMSSIEETEDQIAYQAAVNIGGHIFKGLLYDQGDQYNYINNAGDSSSGGDPVPHQHNLIGVAGTATSAGNNVAVSGGDVTMAEESHFLEPSLYSAPLINTFMAGTQFFPPPRS